In Anaerolineales bacterium, the following proteins share a genomic window:
- a CDS encoding C39 family peptidase, producing MFKTQNLYQNDEKWKNVSLGNSAETIGGWGCLLTSVTMVLNGFGYNETPETVNEKMKAKGGFQGACFVPSMVPYIWPNVVYRDMKSYENIPAPIAEIDAAVLAGKPVIVEVDWNKQAGVQTHFVLIKEKKGNDYVIYDPYKYSGDGPDKEVLLTARYKYNGARLDTEIYAALWLDSLGAPPAEFPKPTKIPTPADKFTLYATEDNLALRADASVSGALLKRLTRGTELISLEPKVTATAKLGVNGKWINVQDPGGAQGYVAAWYLSDSKDGTPPSGSTPASPASTSPASSTNDLPPGALAFYPTEELSFRSQPVISPTTLIRRIPATEKIVSVEPANVVIPKVGVVNQWLKVRDASNREGYVAAWYVKYAGGSTAQQTDATSPSTSSEVKVKIAAQAVAFRNQPLVSDSSLIRWLPLGTELTIAEPGGESKIGANNQWLKVKDAGGMEGFVAAWFVSR from the coding sequence ATGTTCAAGACCCAAAACCTGTACCAGAACGACGAGAAATGGAAAAATGTCAGCCTCGGCAATTCCGCCGAAACCATCGGCGGCTGGGGATGCCTGCTCACCTCCGTGACAATGGTGTTGAACGGCTTCGGCTACAACGAAACACCCGAAACTGTAAATGAAAAGATGAAAGCCAAGGGAGGATTTCAGGGCGCGTGCTTTGTCCCCAGCATGGTTCCATACATTTGGCCCAACGTTGTCTATCGCGACATGAAATCATACGAGAACATCCCGGCGCCCATCGCAGAGATTGATGCGGCAGTTTTGGCAGGCAAGCCGGTGATCGTAGAAGTGGATTGGAACAAACAAGCGGGCGTCCAGACACACTTCGTTTTGATCAAAGAAAAGAAGGGCAACGACTACGTTATTTACGACCCCTACAAATACTCCGGCGACGGTCCCGATAAAGAAGTTCTGCTGACCGCGCGTTACAAATACAACGGCGCCCGCCTCGACACTGAAATTTACGCGGCGTTGTGGCTCGATTCGTTGGGCGCGCCGCCCGCCGAGTTCCCCAAGCCCACAAAGATTCCGACGCCAGCCGACAAATTCACACTCTACGCGACCGAGGATAACCTTGCCTTGCGCGCCGACGCGTCGGTCAGCGGCGCGCTTCTCAAACGCTTGACGCGGGGAACGGAATTGATCTCGCTCGAGCCGAAAGTCACCGCCACAGCAAAACTCGGCGTAAACGGAAAATGGATCAACGTGCAAGACCCGGGCGGCGCGCAAGGATACGTCGCCGCGTGGTATCTGTCGGATTCAAAGGACGGCACGCCTCCTTCCGGTTCCACGCCTGCCTCGCCCGCTTCGACCTCCCCCGCCTCTTCAACGAACGACCTTCCGCCGGGCGCGCTCGCCTTCTACCCCACCGAGGAACTCTCCTTCCGTTCACAGCCGGTGATCTCGCCCACAACATTGATCCGCCGGATTCCAGCCACAGAAAAGATCGTCAGCGTGGAACCGGCAAATGTGGTGATTCCCAAAGTCGGCGTGGTGAACCAGTGGCTCAAAGTGCGCGACGCGTCGAACCGGGAAGGCTACGTCGCGGCGTGGTATGTGAAATACGCCGGCGGCTCGACGGCGCAACAAACCGACGCGACCTCCCCCTCAACTAGCAGCGAGGTGAAAGTTAAGATCGCGGCGCAAGCCGTCGCGTTCCGCAATCAGCCGCTGGTCAGCGATTCCTCATTGATCCGCTGGCTTCCGCTGGGAACCGAATTGACCATCGCGGAGCCGGGCGGCGAAAGCAAGATCGGCGCGAACAACCAATGGCTGAAAGTCAAAGACGCGGGCGGCATGGAAGGATTTGTCGCGGCGTGGTTCGTGTCGCGGTAA
- a CDS encoding histidine phosphatase family protein: MTTRLYLARHGATPSTAEDRFSGGENVPLSEEGCSQAQRLAERLADYNITAAYSSPLDRTMATANIIAQPHGVIPISRVELREITHGHWEGLSRAEVEEKFADEYAAWEADPFTFAPEGGESGIAVLARALPVIREIVQNHKDQNILVVSHKATLRLILCSLLGIDARGYRDRLDQSPASLNILDFKDAIHARLMLFNDISHYANHPRRPQKHLSRWWDGASE; this comes from the coding sequence ATGACCACCCGCCTCTATCTTGCCCGTCATGGAGCAACGCCGTCCACAGCGGAAGACCGTTTCTCCGGCGGAGAGAACGTGCCTTTGTCGGAGGAGGGTTGCTCACAGGCGCAAAGGCTCGCCGAACGCCTCGCGGACTACAACATCACCGCCGCTTATTCCAGTCCATTAGACCGAACCATGGCAACCGCCAACATCATCGCCCAACCGCACGGGGTGATTCCAATCTCAAGAGTGGAACTACGCGAAATCACGCACGGTCACTGGGAGGGATTGTCACGCGCCGAGGTGGAAGAAAAGTTCGCAGACGAGTACGCCGCTTGGGAAGCGGATCCGTTCACGTTCGCGCCGGAGGGAGGCGAATCAGGCATTGCGGTTTTAGCGCGCGCCTTGCCGGTCATCCGCGAAATTGTGCAGAACCACAAAGATCAGAATATTCTGGTCGTTTCGCATAAAGCCACCCTGCGACTCATCCTTTGCAGTTTGCTCGGCATTGACGCGCGCGGCTACCGCGACCGGCTCGACCAATCTCCCGCGTCCTTGAACATCCTCGACTTCAAAGATGCCATCCACGCGCGGTTGATGCTGTTCAACGATATTTCGCACTACGCCAATCATCCGCGCCGCCCGCAGAAACATCTCTCTCGCTGGTGGGATGGCGCGTCAGAGTAG
- a CDS encoding prolyl oligopeptidase family serine peptidase, translated as MNKIRFLAISWIILSLILAACGIMEETASTSIAAVSPSSTASPLPTPLPSETPTSTPLPTATPIPHPLSIEALRAREYPGSDITIETVLDPGVNYNRYYVSYLSEGLKIYALMTVPNGEKPPTGWPVVIFNHGYIPPDVYVTTERYVAYVDLIARNGYIVFRSDYRGHANSEGIAGGAYSRPDYTVDVLNAVASMKKYPDADPNRIGMWGHSMGGYITLRSMVITDDLKAGVIWAGVVGSYEDLLYNWRRGTGSSPDSQPRPGSWRSTFVEQYGSPEENPEFWDSISANAYLAEISGPIQLHHGTNDTDVPLLFSENLFFQMLDAGQYVELYKYEGDNHNISNYFSTAMARTIEFFDRYVK; from the coding sequence ATGAACAAGATAAGATTTCTCGCAATATCTTGGATCATCCTGTCATTGATTCTTGCCGCTTGCGGGATAATGGAAGAAACCGCCTCAACCTCAATTGCGGCTGTTTCGCCCTCCTCAACCGCCTCTCCCCTTCCAACGCCCCTCCCTAGCGAAACCCCAACTTCGACTCCGCTCCCAACCGCGACGCCAATCCCGCATCCGCTGTCCATCGAAGCGCTGCGGGCACGCGAATACCCGGGCAGCGATATTACGATCGAAACAGTCCTCGATCCCGGCGTCAACTACAACCGCTATTATGTTTCCTATCTTTCCGAGGGACTTAAGATCTACGCGCTGATGACCGTCCCAAATGGAGAAAAACCGCCCACCGGCTGGCCCGTCGTCATCTTCAATCACGGCTACATCCCGCCGGACGTGTATGTCACCACCGAGCGCTATGTCGCCTACGTTGACCTGATCGCGCGCAACGGCTACATCGTCTTCCGTTCCGATTATCGCGGACACGCAAACTCCGAAGGCATAGCCGGAGGCGCGTACAGCCGTCCCGATTACACGGTTGACGTATTGAACGCGGTCGCTTCGATGAAGAAATATCCCGACGCCGACCCGAACCGCATCGGCATGTGGGGACATTCCATGGGCGGATACATCACCCTGCGTTCGATGGTCATCACAGACGACCTCAAAGCCGGTGTCATCTGGGCGGGCGTTGTCGGCTCGTATGAAGACCTGCTCTACAATTGGCGACGCGGCACAGGCTCATCCCCCGATTCACAGCCGCGACCCGGCTCGTGGCGTTCGACGTTCGTCGAGCAATACGGCTCGCCGGAGGAAAACCCCGAATTTTGGGACTCGATCTCGGCAAACGCCTATCTTGCCGAGATTTCCGGTCCGATCCAACTGCATCACGGCACGAACGACACCGATGTGCCGCTGTTGTTCTCTGAGAATTTGTTCTTTCAAATGCTCGACGCGGGTCAATATGTGGAGTTGTACAAATATGAAGGCGACAACCACAATATCTCCAATTACTTCAGCACGGCGATGGCGCGCACCATCGAATTCTTCGACAGGTATGTGAAATGA
- a CDS encoding LysM peptidoglycan-binding domain-containing protein, which produces MNVFTRYLILGLIIALVLYGCNIGDASTPTEEIAPAIIGPASGEVASISLTATAINANSVFNTVGQPINYSYTVRNTGGPSIAGNVTVTDDKAASPSCAAVNSIGNGDNNFDANEEVTCAAFYTITQNDLNAGSVVSHAVAQIAGVSSNQVTTTVQMASNQTLAVTVTPNVTTYTAAGQAIIYTYSVRNAGTTTLGPAQFVVTDNKIPTPINCDSATKTLAPNESTQTCTATYTVTENDMNAGSIVNSVTAAGGGATTAQPASSTVTRGSTSSGNYAKGSNITHSVVSGEWLYQIARCYGADIKATLLANPQIPDPHWILPAMTVNVPNIGSKGNIYGPPCVGAYVVQVGDTWENIATRFNADVVVLKAANKTIVAPSFGNCLKIPLNSAGGATPAQQAATACPSSGGTAPTQQTPGTAIRITPNVTVTGTVPASSKVRYVFSAAQGQILSVRVLNAPANELAMGITASNGSVIKVQDSNLTFNGAIPFAGDTNIDIAAIAGNSTKTFTLEVILSTPQTSLFERVADVNSGINSSNPAYLTVFNGQLFFQATGNDNAGAELWRFDPTTKTPSRAADVFPGAESGNPSYLMAYKGELYFRANGNDGVGTELWRFNGSNAGRMPDINNGPADSNPAYLTVFNDRLYFSAKGGDATGVELWRTDGVSIELVADINAGSGDSNPSHLAVFRGALYFSAVSTDGKGVELWKYDGTNAPTRVSDINPDLGNSNPSYLAVFNDALYFAANANDGKGIELFKYDGTNAPTRVTDINPDAGDAAPAFLTLYKNALYFSAISNDGKGIELWTYDGANAKLVGDLNPVGNSSPSYLTVLNNELYFQANGNDNTGAELWKYKGP; this is translated from the coding sequence ATGAACGTCTTTACTCGCTATCTCATACTAGGGCTTATCATCGCATTGGTCCTCTACGGATGCAACATTGGCGACGCGAGCACACCGACTGAGGAAATCGCCCCTGCCATTATTGGTCCTGCTTCGGGCGAAGTGGCTTCGATCAGCCTGACCGCCACGGCGATCAACGCCAATTCCGTCTTCAACACGGTCGGACAGCCCATCAACTACAGTTACACGGTGAGGAACACCGGCGGACCGTCCATTGCGGGGAATGTAACCGTAACCGACGATAAAGCGGCTTCCCCCTCCTGTGCGGCTGTCAACTCCATAGGAAACGGCGATAACAACTTCGACGCCAACGAAGAGGTGACCTGCGCCGCTTTCTACACGATCACTCAAAACGACCTGAACGCGGGTTCGGTCGTCAGCCACGCTGTTGCCCAGATTGCCGGCGTTTCCTCAAATCAAGTCACCACCACCGTACAAATGGCATCCAACCAGACGCTGGCAGTGACCGTCACACCGAACGTGACCACCTACACTGCCGCCGGACAGGCGATCATTTACACGTATTCGGTGAGAAATGCAGGGACAACAACGTTGGGTCCCGCGCAATTCGTTGTGACAGACAATAAAATCCCAACGCCGATCAATTGCGATTCAGCGACCAAGACCCTCGCGCCGAATGAATCAACTCAGACTTGTACAGCGACCTATACCGTTACAGAGAACGATATGAATGCCGGGAGCATCGTCAACTCGGTGACGGCGGCGGGAGGAGGCGCGACCACAGCCCAGCCCGCCTCCAGCACGGTGACGCGAGGCTCGACCTCCAGCGGCAATTACGCCAAAGGCTCGAATATCACCCACAGCGTTGTCAGCGGCGAATGGCTGTATCAGATCGCGCGCTGCTACGGCGCGGATATCAAAGCCACGCTCCTTGCTAACCCGCAGATCCCCGACCCGCATTGGATACTCCCTGCCATGACGGTGAATGTTCCCAACATCGGCTCGAAGGGAAATATTTACGGTCCGCCGTGTGTAGGCGCATACGTTGTCCAAGTGGGCGACACGTGGGAAAATATCGCGACCCGATTCAACGCGGATGTTGTTGTGTTGAAAGCCGCGAATAAAACCATCGTTGCGCCCTCCTTTGGGAACTGCCTCAAGATTCCGTTGAATTCTGCCGGGGGCGCGACTCCCGCCCAACAAGCCGCGACAGCCTGCCCGTCGTCAGGAGGAACCGCTCCTACACAACAGACGCCGGGGACCGCGATCCGCATCACGCCGAACGTCACAGTGACCGGTACTGTGCCAGCTTCCAGCAAAGTCCGCTATGTGTTTTCGGCGGCGCAGGGACAAATTCTGAGCGTCCGCGTGTTGAACGCGCCCGCTAACGAATTGGCAATGGGCATCACCGCCTCCAATGGAAGCGTGATCAAGGTTCAAGATTCGAACCTGACTTTCAACGGAGCCATTCCATTCGCGGGGGACACCAACATTGATATTGCCGCCATCGCCGGCAATTCGACAAAAACATTTACGCTGGAGGTTATCCTCTCGACGCCACAAACCTCGTTGTTCGAGCGCGTGGCAGATGTTAACTCGGGAATCAATAGTTCGAATCCCGCGTATCTGACGGTGTTCAACGGACAGTTATTCTTCCAAGCCACCGGCAACGATAACGCCGGAGCCGAACTGTGGAGATTCGACCCGACCACAAAAACCCCCAGCCGCGCGGCGGACGTTTTCCCCGGCGCGGAAAGCGGCAACCCAAGTTATCTCATGGCGTATAAAGGCGAGTTGTATTTCCGCGCAAACGGAAACGACGGCGTCGGCACAGAGTTGTGGCGATTCAACGGCTCGAACGCGGGCAGGATGCCGGATATCAATAACGGACCCGCCGATTCAAACCCAGCCTATCTCACCGTGTTCAATGACCGGCTGTACTTCAGCGCCAAGGGAGGCGATGCGACCGGCGTCGAACTCTGGCGCACCGACGGCGTGAGCATCGAACTGGTCGCGGATATCAACGCTGGGTCGGGCGATTCCAACCCGTCTCACCTCGCCGTATTCAGGGGCGCGCTCTACTTCAGCGCGGTCAGCACAGACGGCAAGGGCGTGGAACTGTGGAAATACGATGGCACGAACGCTCCCACCCGCGTGAGCGACATCAATCCCGATCTCGGCAATTCGAATCCGTCCTATCTGGCGGTCTTCAACGACGCCCTGTATTTTGCCGCCAACGCCAACGACGGCAAGGGCATCGAGTTATTCAAATACGACGGCACGAACGCGCCGACCCGCGTCACCGATATCAACCCGGACGCCGGAGATGCCGCGCCCGCATTCCTCACGCTCTACAAGAACGCCCTATACTTCAGCGCGATCAGTAATGACGGCAAAGGCATCGAGTTGTGGACCTACGATGGCGCGAACGCAAAGCTCGTCGGCGATCTGAACCCGGTTGGAAATTCCAGTCCGTCATATCTGACCGTATTAAACAACGAGTTGTACTTCCAAGCGAACGGCAACGACAACACCGGCGCAGAATTGTGGAAGTACAAAGGACCCTAA
- the alaS gene encoding alanine--tRNA ligase encodes MTKKFTGNEIRQTFIDFFVEHGHTAVPSMSLVPGGDSTLLFTNSGMVQFKDVFLGTDKKPYTRAVDSQKCMRVAGKHNDLEDVGRDDTHHTFFEMLGNWSFGDYYKKEAIAWSWQLLTEVWGLPKDKIYATCFEDDKGNVPRDDEAADAWREQPGFNPEHVLFFGRKENFWQMAETGPCGPCSEIHLDRGEEFDNLRGKPHRCGVNGECTRFLELWNNVFIQYNLFDDSRLEPLPQKHVDTGMGFERIVSVLQGVDSNYKTDLFTGSLEVLRNLTGHSEKQMLDNFTPYRVICDHVRSAAFLIADGVVPGNAGRNYVARMIIRRAARFGSKIGLNEPFLAKVAEAVIRQYADFYPELKKATPAILDNLTREEIRFARTVEAGSNHLQNLLSSLRAASQTTLDGHKAFDLYATYGLPFEISRDIAREQGLDVDEQGFNEAKEKHALASGGGKAMGKLGGEDAEFYAEILKDLQSKKKLGKDGVEYDPYAGTNVEKYSGLEVLALVVNGQLVESANLDDQVEVILPKTGFYLESGGQVDDTGYIRSIGSSTADGSGEGTWEIEVTSMRRPSAGVIVHVGTVISGQPKVGDKALAEVDATRRHDIMRNHTATHLLHKALHVVLSDQATQAGSLVAPTYLRFDFNHPEALTPEQLDRIERMVNDAIAADMPVHKESKSLEEAKKEGAMALFGEKYGGTVRTISILEGSSSASTAEQQNYSYELCGGTHLERTSDIGAFLIVSEGSVAANVRRIEAVTGRGAYDLVAKRFKALKQTAAILKSSVDDVPQKVQSGQNEVAELKKELANLRMQSVLSSFAVHLNSVQAVKGVNVLAAEIANADADTLRMLADKFREKYPKGGVAVLITGATVIAVVTEDLVKRGLKAGDLITGIGGKGGGRPNMAQGSLPNGEASNALTLVVKVVEEKMK; translated from the coding sequence ATGACCAAAAAATTCACCGGCAACGAAATCCGCCAAACTTTTATAGACTTTTTCGTCGAACATGGACATACCGCCGTGCCTTCGATGTCGCTTGTGCCGGGCGGCGACAGCACGCTTCTTTTCACCAATTCGGGCATGGTTCAGTTTAAGGATGTCTTTCTCGGCACCGACAAAAAACCCTACACCCGCGCCGTCGATTCGCAGAAGTGTATGCGCGTGGCTGGCAAACACAACGATCTCGAAGACGTGGGACGCGATGACACGCATCATACCTTCTTTGAAATGCTCGGCAACTGGTCGTTCGGCGATTACTATAAAAAGGAAGCCATTGCCTGGTCGTGGCAATTGCTCACCGAAGTTTGGGGTTTGCCGAAAGACAAAATTTACGCCACCTGTTTTGAAGACGATAAAGGTAATGTTCCGCGCGACGATGAAGCGGCGGACGCCTGGCGAGAACAGCCGGGCTTCAACCCCGAACACGTTCTGTTCTTTGGGCGCAAGGAAAATTTTTGGCAAATGGCAGAGACTGGTCCGTGCGGTCCCTGCTCAGAGATTCATCTCGACCGCGGCGAGGAGTTCGACAATCTGCGCGGCAAGCCGCATCGTTGCGGCGTGAACGGCGAGTGCACGCGCTTCCTCGAACTCTGGAACAACGTTTTCATCCAATACAATCTCTTCGACGACAGCCGCCTCGAACCGCTTCCGCAAAAGCACGTAGACACTGGCATGGGCTTCGAGCGCATTGTCTCCGTGTTGCAAGGCGTCGACTCGAATTACAAAACCGATCTCTTCACTGGCTCGCTCGAAGTGTTGCGGAACCTCACCGGCCACAGCGAAAAACAAATGCTCGACAATTTCACGCCCTATCGCGTCATCTGCGACCATGTCCGCTCTGCCGCGTTCCTCATTGCGGATGGAGTCGTGCCGGGCAACGCGGGGCGCAATTACGTGGCGCGCATGATCATCCGCCGCGCCGCGCGCTTCGGCTCAAAGATCGGGCTCAACGAACCCTTCCTCGCCAAGGTCGCCGAAGCGGTGATTCGTCAATACGCCGATTTTTATCCCGAACTCAAAAAAGCGACGCCCGCCATCCTCGACAATTTGACGCGGGAAGAGATCCGCTTCGCGCGGACGGTGGAAGCGGGCTCTAACCATTTGCAGAATCTACTCTCCAGCCTCCGCGCTGCCAGCCAGACCACCCTCGACGGACACAAAGCCTTCGACCTCTACGCCACTTATGGACTCCCCTTTGAAATCTCGCGCGACATCGCCCGCGAACAGGGACTCGATGTGGATGAGCAAGGATTTAACGAGGCGAAAGAAAAGCACGCGCTTGCGTCCGGCGGCGGCAAAGCGATGGGCAAACTCGGCGGCGAAGATGCGGAGTTCTATGCCGAGATTTTGAAGGATTTGCAATCAAAAAAGAAACTCGGCAAAGACGGCGTTGAATACGACCCATATGCAGGTACAAATGTAGAAAAATATTCGGGGCTTGAGGTGTTGGCGTTGGTGGTAAACGGTCAATTGGTCGAGTCGGCGAACTTGGACGATCAAGTTGAAGTTATCTTGCCGAAGACTGGCTTCTACCTTGAATCGGGTGGGCAGGTGGATGATACGGGGTATATTAGATCCATCGGCAGTTCAACTGCCGATGGATCAGGCGAAGGAACATGGGAAATCGAAGTCACTTCAATGCGCCGCCCGTCTGCGGGAGTGATCGTGCATGTCGGCACGGTGATCTCCGGTCAGCCGAAAGTTGGCGACAAAGCCCTCGCCGAAGTGGACGCGACGCGGCGTCACGACATCATGCGGAATCACACCGCGACTCATCTTTTGCACAAAGCGTTGCATGTTGTTTTGAGCGACCAAGCCACACAAGCGGGTTCGCTCGTCGCGCCAACGTATCTGCGTTTTGACTTTAATCATCCAGAAGCGTTGACTCCTGAACAACTGGATCGAATCGAGCGCATGGTCAACGACGCTATCGCGGCGGATATGCCCGTTCACAAAGAATCGAAGTCGCTAGAAGAAGCCAAGAAAGAAGGCGCGATGGCGCTCTTCGGTGAGAAATATGGGGGAACTGTGCGGACGATTTCAATCCTCGAAGGTTCGTCCAGCGCTTCAACTGCTGAACAACAGAATTATTCTTACGAACTTTGCGGCGGCACGCATCTTGAACGCACTTCCGATATTGGCGCGTTCCTGATTGTCAGCGAAGGTTCGGTCGCGGCGAACGTGCGGCGCATCGAGGCGGTGACAGGACGCGGCGCGTATGACTTGGTCGCTAAACGATTCAAGGCGCTGAAGCAAACGGCGGCGATCCTCAAATCGAGCGTGGACGATGTGCCGCAGAAAGTGCAAAGCGGACAAAATGAAGTCGCTGAATTAAAGAAAGAACTTGCCAATCTTCGGATGCAATCCGTGCTTTCGTCGTTCGCCGTTCATCTCAATTCGGTTCAAGCCGTGAAGGGTGTGAACGTCCTCGCGGCTGAAATCGCGAACGCGGACGCGGATACACTGCGGATGCTGGCGGATAAGTTCCGCGAGAAATATCCGAAGGGTGGAGTCGCTGTACTGATAACTGGGGCAACCGTAATCGCGGTCGTGACCGAGGATCTTGTCAAGCGCGGACTCAAAGCGGGCGATCTCATCACGGGCATTGGCGGCAAAGGCGGCGGGCGTCCGAATATGGCGCAGGGGAGTTTGCCGAATGGGGAAGCGTCCAACGCGTTGACGCTGGTTGTGAAAGTTGTCGAAGAAAAAATGAAATGA
- a CDS encoding baseplate J/gp47 family protein, translating to MKTKIITLESHDDLISVRDRMSWAKTPRILLVVPKFEKVTLRQADFKVLQRHASMLGAQVGVVTRVRRIRADAEELGIPVFESTGEAQKAVWAQIPQERLTRRPPAKNLRAKREQVQVREEAWRARPATRLSAFIVGVLSVFAIVALFLPRAQIRLQPVTEKQSIVLPVTASASTEIVFVTGDIPAREKRIILDGSQTVIVTGEGVVPQSKASGVVVFRNLTQQSETIPVGALVSAGGVQFATTKEGEIEGGVGKEIELPIEAVEGGLAGNVEAETIDAIEGRLGLSLSVTNPEPTSGGRERSSLQASDADRARAKDLLMKFLDDEARAEFLNENESGDVLFDETISASQILLEEFDPPAGAAGTTLTLTMQVEYSARYASASDLRQLASLALNASLPSGFRAASDSVSIESGGAPSLSEDGSARWQIRAEREIVQSIDPAQVAALIRGLSVDKAQSLLEKSFEWEDKPVVTMFPSWWKWIPLVPFRIEVVVE from the coding sequence TTGAAAACAAAGATTATCACACTTGAATCGCATGACGATTTGATCTCCGTCCGCGACCGGATGTCGTGGGCGAAAACGCCGCGCATTTTGCTCGTTGTTCCCAAGTTCGAGAAGGTCACGTTGCGACAAGCGGATTTCAAAGTGTTGCAGAGGCACGCGTCCATGTTGGGGGCGCAGGTGGGCGTTGTGACGCGTGTGCGGCGAATCCGCGCGGATGCGGAGGAGTTGGGGATTCCGGTGTTCGAGTCCACGGGAGAGGCGCAAAAAGCAGTGTGGGCGCAAATCCCGCAAGAACGGTTGACGCGCCGGCCTCCGGCGAAGAATCTGCGTGCGAAGCGGGAGCAGGTTCAAGTCCGGGAAGAAGCGTGGCGTGCGCGCCCTGCCACGCGGTTGAGCGCGTTCATCGTCGGCGTGTTATCTGTGTTCGCCATCGTCGCGTTGTTTCTCCCGCGCGCGCAGATCCGTTTACAGCCGGTCACAGAAAAACAAAGCATTGTTTTGCCGGTTACGGCGAGCGCGTCCACTGAAATTGTGTTTGTCACGGGCGATATTCCTGCGCGTGAAAAAAGGATCATTCTCGATGGTTCGCAAACCGTGATCGTAACCGGCGAAGGCGTTGTGCCGCAGTCGAAGGCGAGCGGTGTGGTTGTGTTTCGCAATCTTACGCAACAATCTGAAACGATACCTGTTGGCGCTCTCGTGAGCGCGGGCGGCGTTCAATTTGCAACGACGAAGGAGGGCGAGATCGAGGGCGGCGTTGGCAAGGAGATCGAGTTGCCCATCGAGGCAGTCGAGGGCGGGCTGGCGGGCAACGTCGAAGCTGAGACCATTGATGCGATCGAAGGCAGGCTTGGTCTTTCGCTTTCGGTCACCAATCCTGAGCCAACCAGCGGCGGACGCGAGCGTTCTTCGTTGCAAGCAAGCGATGCGGATCGCGCCCGCGCAAAAGATTTACTGATGAAATTTCTTGACGACGAAGCGCGCGCCGAATTTTTGAACGAAAATGAATCTGGCGATGTTCTTTTCGATGAAACGATTTCTGCTTCGCAGATTCTGTTGGAAGAATTTGACCCGCCCGCAGGCGCGGCGGGAACCACGTTGACCTTGACCATGCAAGTGGAATATTCCGCGCGCTACGCGTCCGCTTCGGACCTGCGCCAACTTGCCTCGCTGGCGTTGAACGCTTCTCTCCCTTCGGGCTTTCGCGCCGCGTCCGATTCGGTGTCCATTGAATCAGGCGGCGCGCCTTCGCTTAGCGAAGACGGCTCCGCGCGTTGGCAAATCCGCGCGGAGCGCGAGATCGTTCAATCCATTGATCCCGCGCAGGTGGCGGCGTTGATCCGCGGCTTGAGTGTAGATAAGGCGCAATCCCTTTTGGAGAAATCGTTTGAATGGGAAGATAAGCCCGTAGTCACGATGTTCCCCTCGTGGTGGAAGTGGATTCCGCTCGTGCCGTTTCGCATCGAAGTGGTGGTGGAGTGA
- the ruvX gene encoding Holliday junction resolvase RuvX codes for MRILAVDHGEKRIGLALSDPTATIASPLKVIEHVSRVVDAAQVAQIATENEVGLIVVGQSFDEEGKPNLAGRRAAKFADALREQTQIPVELFDESLSTQDARAIVIEMGLSRKKRAGHHDALAAVAILRSFLESRK; via the coding sequence ATGCGAATTTTAGCGGTTGACCACGGCGAAAAGCGAATCGGTCTCGCGCTGAGCGACCCGACAGCGACGATTGCCAGTCCATTGAAGGTGATCGAGCACGTCTCGCGCGTGGTGGATGCGGCGCAGGTCGCGCAGATCGCCACCGAAAACGAAGTCGGTTTGATCGTCGTCGGTCAATCGTTCGATGAGGAAGGCAAACCGAATCTCGCAGGTCGGCGCGCCGCGAAATTCGCCGACGCGCTGCGCGAGCAAACTCAAATCCCCGTCGAATTATTCGACGAATCATTGTCCACGCAGGATGCGCGAGCGATTGTGATCGAGATGGGCTTGTCGCGCAAAAAACGCGCAGGTCATCACGATGCGCTGGCGGCGGTGGCGATCCTTCGGTCATTTTTAGAGTCGCGCAAATAG